The Cydia splendana chromosome Z, ilCydSple1.2, whole genome shotgun sequence genome window below encodes:
- the LOC134805062 gene encoding argininosuccinate synthase, whose protein sequence is MAKDLVVLAYSGGLDTSCILKWLIQKNYDVVCYMADIGQDEDFGKAKQKAKAIGAKDLIVEDLRNEFVTNYMLPAIQMGLVYESRYYLGTSLARPCISVGIVNAAKKLGAKYVSHGATGKGNDQVRFELSVYSLWPEGKIIAPWRLPEFYERFQGRSDLIEFAKKENIPVSATPKEPWSTDENIMHISYESGVLEDPSAIPPNGIYKMTRDLQQTEDYPCNIDISFDKGVPISATIPSGHEKALVVTDPLALVETLNKLGGQHGIGRIDIVENRFLGLKSRGLYETPAGTILHASHLDLEAYSLDREVLRLKKYLQDKMADFVYNGFWFSPEATYTSRCLQMSQETVTGTVTVRLFKGNVTILARKSATSLYNKELVSMDVAGGFSPGDSTGFININALRLKEYSRFTAQTKL, encoded by the exons ATGGCCAAAGATCTCGTAGTCCTCGCATATTCCGGCGGCCTGGATACTAGCTGCATCTTAAAATG GTTGATCCAAAAAAATTATGATGTAGTGTGTTATATGGCTGACATCGGCCAAGACGAGGATTTCGGTAAAGCAAAACAAAAGGCGAAAGCCATTGGAGCTAAAgat TTGATCGTGGAAGACCTACGCAACGAATTcgtgactaactacatgctcCCGGCCATCCAAATGGGACTAGTGTACGAAAGCCGCTACTATCTGGGCACCTCCCTGGCCCGCCCGTGCATTTCCGTGGGCATTGTCAACGCCGCTAAGAAGTTGGGCGCGAAATACGTCTCCCACGGCGCCACGGGCAAGGGAAACGATCAAGTTCGTTTCGAATTGAGTGTGTATTCTCTCTGGCCGGAGGGCAAG ATTATCGCTCCGTGGCGTTTACCAGAATTCTACGAGAGGTTCCAAGGGCGCAGTGACCTTATAGAATTCGCCAAGAAGGAAAACATCCCCGTCTCTGCTACGCCGAAAGAGCCTTGGTCTACCGACGAAAACATCATGCATATAAG CTATGAATCAGGGGTTCTAGAAGACCCGTCAGCCATCCCTCCCAACGGCATTTATAAGATGACTAGAGACCTCCAGCAGACGGAAGACTACCCGTGCAATATTGACATCAGTTTTGACAAAG GTGTGCCGATCTCCGCCACTATACCTAGCGGTCACGAGAAGGCCCTGGTAGTGACTGATCCCTTGGCTTTGGTCGAAACCCTGAACAAGCTGGGTGGACAACATGGCATCGGCCGGATTGACATCGTCGAAAATAGATTCCTTGGCTTAAAG TCTCGAGGGTTGTACGAAACACCGGCTGGCACAATCTTACACGCTTCTCATCTAGACCTCGAAGCTTACTCGCTTGACAGAGAGGTACTGAG ATTAAAGAAATACCTCCAAGACAAGATGGCCGACTTCGTTTACAACGGATTTTGGTTTTCGCCTGAAGCGACTTATACTTCACGGTGTCTGCAGATGTCACAAGAGACCGTAACCGGCACGGTCACCGTCAGACTGTTCAAAGGAAATG TGACAATACTAGCCCGCAAAAGTGCAACCAGCTTGTATAATAAAGAGTTGGTTTCAATGGACGTCGCCGGCGGATTCTCTCCGGGCGACAGCACCGGTTTTATCAACATAAACGCCTTGAGATTGAAGGAATACTCTCGGTTTACCGCCCAAACTAAACTTTAA